In a single window of the Fibrobacterota bacterium genome:
- a CDS encoding nucleoside monophosphate kinase — MYKYIIMGIQGCGKGTQAKLLCDKYDFVHISIGDIFRWHIANHTKLAAKVNRIISKGQMVGDDLVAKVVSERMTWHNWNYGFVLDGYPRNFPQAEFLFESYNINGVIHLDAPDSLVTERVMARRVCSKCGLDYNLIGHRPKVDGVCDVCGGRLMQRSDDHPEAIEKRIEDYHVKTEPMLAFFRRINILHSVDATRAIPDVFEAIRKSLGLPEKERPLNSNALSTEATT; from the coding sequence ATGTACAAGTACATCATCATGGGCATCCAGGGTTGCGGCAAGGGCACTCAAGCCAAGCTCCTCTGCGACAAATACGATTTCGTCCACATCTCCATCGGAGACATCTTCCGCTGGCACATCGCCAACCACACCAAGCTGGCGGCCAAGGTGAACCGCATCATCTCCAAGGGCCAGATGGTCGGCGACGATCTGGTGGCCAAGGTGGTTTCCGAGCGCATGACCTGGCACAATTGGAATTACGGTTTCGTGCTGGACGGTTATCCGCGCAATTTCCCCCAGGCCGAATTCCTCTTCGAGAGCTACAACATCAACGGCGTGATCCATCTGGACGCGCCCGATAGCCTGGTCACCGAACGCGTGATGGCGCGCCGCGTCTGCTCGAAATGCGGCCTCGACTACAACCTCATCGGCCATCGTCCCAAGGTGGACGGCGTTTGCGACGTGTGCGGCGGCAGGCTGATGCAGCGCTCGGACGATCATCCCGAGGCCATCGAAAAGCGCATCGAGGACTACCACGTCAAGACCGAGCCCATGCTGGCCTTCTTTAGGCGCATCAATATCCTGCATAGCGTGGACGCCACCCGCGCCATCCCCGACGTTTTCGAAGCCATCCGGAAATCCCTGGGACTGCCCGAGAAGGAACGCCCGCTGAATTCCAACGCCCTGAGCACCGAAGCGACGACCTGA
- a CDS encoding glycosyltransferase: MSPAPARVLSNLALPSPDGIALRAFHDYLPPGTDPSAPHPEFARRALRDILPLISAAERPEALIIASPEYLPIPSDLAGFPGMKILLITDWNVCLRFLPDLCPLFDFCFTDWPGYRMLRRAGIGNVFHQPLFGHDPAVFRPFGLRRNLDVSFCGNLNAGLHGERNRLLARVARWAGDRPLHLRQAFDGAYVDVLNRSRLVFNFSIRGEANMRLFEAMACGSAPLVEASNQEVPILFQEGKHYFRYHPDRLEARLDELLSDPARLAAVGDAARIAVARHSKADQIRSLLEFAAREAPGLKAGATGPVPRDDQGNSGDTVPDAIPYHSAKALAKIRLLGSTYTLPEAVAEIQALTPALPGLDAETLPATLLTLLEGSSEPMPAAEAVIERLLSDGRQPAPIAAFLRMRLEARRGHWEAVLSLAEVCGKILDSLSAPASESPADRIDRLRGLYSRYYPPIHLGKGFNTDINRAYQQDLGTSPDPAGPLRAGDEGHSAFARLLQAQCVETQAQALCALGRAAEAMACLDSIPERVFISVDVRANRAQAAEAAGDSARAKREWEAAFAERPLDTRVWDKLAEALVRSGDRPALIAFLEDILVLARAFLPEDQALRVRERLDQERRV; the protein is encoded by the coding sequence ATGTCTCCCGCCCCCGCGCGCGTCCTCAGCAACCTGGCCCTGCCCTCGCCCGACGGCATCGCTCTGCGTGCCTTCCATGATTACCTGCCTCCCGGAACGGATCCATCCGCGCCGCATCCGGAGTTCGCCCGCCGCGCCCTGCGGGACATACTGCCCCTGATTTCCGCCGCCGAAAGGCCCGAAGCCCTCATCATCGCCAGCCCGGAATACCTGCCCATCCCCTCCGATCTGGCCGGCTTCCCGGGGATGAAAATCCTGCTCATCACCGATTGGAACGTTTGCCTGCGCTTCCTGCCGGACCTGTGCCCGCTTTTCGATTTCTGCTTCACCGATTGGCCCGGCTACCGGATGTTGCGCCGGGCCGGCATCGGAAACGTTTTCCATCAACCCCTGTTCGGGCATGATCCGGCGGTCTTCCGGCCCTTCGGGCTCCGACGTAACCTGGACGTTTCCTTTTGCGGGAACCTGAACGCCGGGCTCCACGGGGAACGTAACCGGCTTTTGGCGCGCGTGGCGCGATGGGCGGGGGACCGGCCCCTCCACCTGCGCCAAGCCTTCGATGGCGCCTATGTGGACGTGCTCAACCGTAGCCGCCTGGTCTTCAATTTCTCCATCCGCGGCGAAGCCAACATGCGCCTGTTCGAGGCCATGGCCTGCGGATCCGCGCCTTTGGTGGAAGCCTCCAACCAGGAAGTCCCCATCCTGTTCCAGGAAGGCAAGCATTACTTCCGCTACCATCCGGACCGTCTGGAAGCGCGGCTTGACGAGCTGCTGTCCGATCCGGCGCGCCTGGCGGCGGTCGGCGATGCGGCGCGCATCGCGGTGGCGCGGCACAGTAAGGCGGACCAGATCCGATCCTTGCTGGAATTCGCCGCACGTGAAGCCCCTGGGCTCAAGGCCGGAGCCACGGGCCCGGTTCCCCGCGATGACCAAGGTAACTCTGGCGATACCGTACCGGACGCGATACCTTATCATTCCGCCAAGGCCCTGGCGAAAATCCGCTTACTGGGTTCGACCTATACCCTGCCCGAAGCGGTGGCCGAAATCCAGGCTCTGACTCCGGCTTTGCCCGGCCTGGATGCCGAGACCTTGCCCGCCACCCTGCTTACCTTGCTGGAAGGCTCGTCCGAGCCCATGCCGGCGGCGGAGGCGGTGATCGAGCGGCTGCTTTCCGACGGACGGCAACCCGCGCCCATCGCCGCTTTCCTGCGCATGCGCCTGGAGGCCCGGCGCGGGCATTGGGAGGCGGTCCTGTCCCTGGCGGAGGTCTGCGGGAAAATCTTGGATTCCCTTAGCGCCCCTGCCTCCGAATCGCCGGCCGATCGCATCGATCGATTGCGCGGTCTTTACTCCCGCTACTATCCGCCTATCCATTTGGGAAAGGGATTCAACACCGACATCAATCGCGCCTATCAACAGGACCTGGGGACATCGCCAGATCCCGCCGGTCCCCTGCGGGCCGGGGACGAAGGCCATAGCGCCTTCGCGCGCCTCCTTCAGGCGCAGTGCGTGGAAACGCAAGCCCAGGCATTATGCGCGTTGGGCCGGGCCGCCGAGGCGATGGCCTGCCTCGATTCGATCCCGGAGCGGGTTTTCATTTCCGTGGACGTGCGCGCGAACCGGGCCCAAGCGGCCGAGGCCGCCGGAGACTCCGCAAGGGCGAAGCGGGAATGGGAAGCCGCCTTCGCCGAGCGTCCGCTGGACACGAGGGTATGGGACAAGCTGGCGGAAGCCTTGGTGCGATCCGGCGATCGGCCGGCCCTGATCGCCTTCTTGGAGGACATCCTGGTCCTGGCGCGGGCCTTTCTGCCGGAAGACCAGGCATTGCGGGTGCGCGAACGCCTGGATCAGGAACGGCGCGTCTAA
- the rfbA gene encoding glucose-1-phosphate thymidylyltransferase RfbA: protein MKGIILAGGAGTRLYPLTSVASKQLLPVYDKPLIFYPLATLMLGGIREYLLISTPEDIPRFQALLGDGSQWGIRIEYAVQPKPDGIARAFIIGEKFIGKDPVTLVLGDNLFYGAMKLDETIASFKSGAKVFGYYVKDPERYGVVEFDGQKNVVGLEEKPKVPKSNYAVPGLYIYDNEVVARAKALKPSPRGELEITDLNIDYLKAGKLSVQLLGRGIAWLDTGTHASLLEASTFIFTLEARQGLKIACLEEIAFLRGFVTAEKFKATVDKMPKSPYRDYLLQRFKGEI, encoded by the coding sequence ATGAAAGGCATTATTCTGGCGGGCGGGGCCGGCACGCGCCTCTATCCGCTCACGTCGGTGGCCAGCAAGCAATTGCTCCCCGTGTACGATAAGCCGCTCATCTTCTATCCCTTGGCCACCCTGATGCTGGGGGGCATCCGCGAATACCTCCTCATCTCCACGCCCGAGGACATCCCCCGCTTCCAGGCGCTTCTGGGGGACGGCTCGCAATGGGGCATCCGCATCGAATACGCCGTGCAGCCCAAGCCGGACGGCATCGCGCGCGCCTTCATCATCGGGGAAAAATTCATCGGCAAGGATCCGGTGACCCTGGTCCTGGGGGACAACCTCTTCTACGGCGCCATGAAGCTGGACGAAACCATCGCCTCTTTCAAATCCGGCGCCAAGGTGTTCGGCTATTACGTGAAGGATCCGGAGCGCTACGGCGTGGTGGAATTCGATGGACAAAAAAACGTGGTCGGCCTGGAGGAGAAGCCCAAGGTCCCGAAATCGAACTACGCAGTGCCGGGCCTGTACATTTACGATAACGAGGTGGTGGCCCGGGCCAAGGCGCTCAAGCCCTCGCCGCGGGGTGAGCTGGAAATCACCGACCTGAACATCGACTACCTGAAAGCGGGAAAGCTTTCGGTGCAATTGCTGGGCCGCGGCATCGCCTGGCTCGACACCGGCACCCATGCGAGCCTGTTGGAAGCCTCCACCTTCATCTTTACTTTGGAAGCGCGCCAGGGCCTCAAAATCGCGTGCCTGGAGGAGATCGCCTTCCTGCGGGGCTTCGTCACCGCGGAGAAATTCAAGGCGACGGTGGACAAGATGCCCAAGTCCCCGTACCGGGATTATCTGCTGCAACGGTTCAAAGGGGAAATTTAG